The DNA window ttgtcccttatatatttattttaacaactggtgtatattatatgcagaggaagcatttttttttttgtttcattgttttttcccctttttttcatattttacatatcAATAAATCAtcttacatatacatatatatatatacatattacacatatattttttatattgcgAATGTTGCCTACTTGCATGCTGTGTTTTTTCAATTTGCCatacttattatatttagcacacatttattacatttaagttaaaaaaatataataaaataaaatattaaaaaatgtaaggtcgttttaaaaatatcacagtgcgaaaaagaaaaagaaaagaaaaaaagaagtatatTAAGGAAATgtcaaaaaaagaaaaaaaagaaacgtGCTTAAGAAATGTCAGAAAAAGGGAGAACAAATTTAAAagttgaaaaataaatattaaaagaagttttaagttttttaaatataaaaatacaaagtCGAATATGGCTCTTACATAATTTGAACAGTGCAAAATTTGTTCCTTTTAAACATAAGAACATCACTACTGTCAAGTAGGCAAAAACACATTTTAACTCCGTGTATTGATGATatgttgttttattttaataatatataattaaattgcactatatttaaatttaggAAAATATTCTAAGAAATTTATTTGGTTTCAAGTTTTactttgtttatttatcAGTTTTCTCATTTTAAAGCCTCTCCATTTTTAGTCTATTCACTGTAAGCATATGTATTGTGAGAATACTCATTGTAAAAGCGTTTTCACTGTAAGCAATTTCATTGTAAAAGCATATCCATTTTTAGCCCATTTATTGTGAAAGCATATCCATTTTTAGCCTATTAATTGTAAGCTGTGCCATTTTTGGctcattactttttttttccttttttgtaaCCACATTTATGAGAAAAATCAAGAAACATTTAACGCTACtgtttttacttaaaataaaaaatatgaaaagcgaaaaacatgaaaatatGTTGATGGCTATAGCCCAAGATTTTACCTCCATAGATGATTTAATAGAAACGTTTTTATCATTTCTAGAATGTAAGACtgattattttcatttaatgatGAGTGAAGACGATATACAAACTCTATCTAAAAGATATGATGGCGATATactaaaaaacattttaagtAATAATAGACGTGGGTTTAAAGCACATAACAGGGaacaaaatttaatgaaattatttcgAAAACatcaattaaattatataattaaagaacaaccttatataattgaaaatgaagaaataaaaaataaatatttaccaCCTTGcgatgaattaaaaaaattaaataattttaaaattctaGAGACTAAGAATACACAAAAGGCGGAGCAAGAAAAAAGAGACTCTGCACCAATTCCATTTAATACCGTTACAAGTaacataacaaaatatttttttatagggcgaaaaaaaataaaaaatggaagaagCTGATAATAATGTTGTTCCTGTAcatgttcattttttccaaatattGTCATTTACATAACTAagcatacatgtatacacctatacatgtacacttacatatatatatatatatatatacccgcGTGTACGCATGCACATTTTTGCGGCCTAGGTGAAAATCATATATCAACATGGAACGGCGGGAAAactgaaaaatatttttggaaTCAGACTTTAAACGAAATAAACATAGAAATGCCCATGTATAAAGAAGTTAAAACTAGCGAAATAAACGTTGAAATAtcgaataaaaatatgaaagtCTGTCACTTGAGTAAgctgaaaaggaaaaaaaaaaaaaaaagaaaactaaCCAGTAATATGCTAATGCATAAAGTAAATGTGATatgattaaatatatttgactgttttattttcttttttacctttttccttttgttctttttcaaGACGAACTAAAATTGGAAGGGACCTTTTATGAAGAAGTCAACAAACAGGAATGTATGTGGAATATagaagataaaaagaaaataatattttttttagaaaaaaaaagagaaaattggTGGCCTTGTGTATTAAAGGGAGATCCTGAAATCGACACAACAAAAATCGAatcaaaaaagaatttaacCGATTTTGATGAAAAAACGCAAGGAGAAATAAGGAAATTTTTGCATAAACAGAAATTGTAATTttacttgaaaaaaaaatatatatatatatatttgcattatatcttatttttattcgtaAAAATAGATACTCTAAAACGTTTGAAGGCTTgattttacatttacattGGTTTTCAAATAGCGTCtacacgtatatgtatatatctataaatggtttaataaaaatttctatATATGCGGAAAATATAACcgcttaaaaattaaaacaatatatacaattaataAATCGATTTAGTATGTCATCCTAGAATTaacatatcttttttttcctttttttttttttgtgcagaaaaaatgaagatattGCATCATCTGAAGAATTAAGAGAAGAGGTTTTGCTAAAAAATGTGatggataaaaaaagatatccatttatcaattaaaaattttgctaAACGAATGTTAATAGAAATTTcagttaaatatttaaagaatattttaatttaaatctCATAACTTGAAGGTAAAAATCTGTATGTCTGCAAAAGGACATTCAGGCGGCTATGTAtctgtgtatgtatgtatgtatgtatgtatgtatgtatgtatgtatgtatgtatgtatgtatgtatgtataaacatgTAAATATTCTCCGCAATATCGCTTCCCGCTTatgtgtaattttttttggttaGTTAATATTTGTCAAAACATAATAATTCTGTCGAAAAaggaattttaaaatatacttttttaagaattatatattattttaaaaagaaaaaaaaaaaaaaaaaaaaaaaggcgtAACAACCTGTATCGTTcataatttaacatatattttttttcttttttttttgatatatatttattaaccCACACTTAATCAAATTCATTTGATCAGTATTCCCTTGATGACAACTTTATATTTcagtaaaatgaaaaacaaaattctAATGGCTAATGCAAAGTTAAATTTAATTCAAACGTTTTGTAGAAGATATATTAGTATTTCATTCTGTTATTAAGTTGATAATGGATCTAgtttttttgcaatttttataGGCcatgtcaaaaaaaaaataataataaaataaataaattgtatcaacatttttaattacttGTGTTTGAGTTTACTCATTATAAGGGAATGTATTGAATCGGAATAGTACACTATAACTGGTCTTTGTAAAGTGGAACAATAGCacatatgatataaaaaaggaatcgaaataaaacaaaatgagtTATGAAATATACTTTCATTATTGTGTCGAACACcagttatttattttatcgcATGATCTGGTCAGGTTGTTTTTCACGTCTTTTTTCACGcctttttcaaattattttgtttgttaTTCTTCTATATTTGGATTACATTTTCCtagtattttcttttttttttttatgaactgttcatgtaaaattaaaaaaggctATAACTAATTGCAATATCTCTATGTCTACTATATGAAAAGTGAAAGAGGTATTTGCATTAATCTatcttttcttattttatagaTAAGCGACAGTTGTTCTTTAATgactttttttgtatatatatatatatatacatatatatataacatatatatatttacatacatatatataaacatatatatatttacatacatatatataaacatatatatatttacatacatatatacatacatatatacatacatatatacatatatacatacatatatacatatatacatatatacatacatatatacatatatacatatatacatacatatatacatatatacatacatacatatatatatataaatatactcaTTTAAGGCTACACGCGCATTCAacatatgatattttttaggagcttttgttattttcaggaagttataattttaacGTTTATATGTCATCAAATGAAGAACAATGCTATAATTTTCTTCTACgccaatatatattaaaaatggcaaataaaaaaaaaatgcagttTTTTACTTACTCGAtataatacacaaatatataaatgcttatgtaaatgcgtatatatgtgctgtaaaaagttctttttttactaatttctctataatgtatatttccCTATTAACAATAATGACGTAATATTTGTTGTTTGGAAAAAAGATTGTCATAAAGTGGTTCCAAATGAAATATTGTATAGAAATCATTGCAAAGAATTGAATATTATAAGGtgtaaaattttgtatataatttctttggTTTGttatctttttgtttttttgtgttttttcttttttcttttttcttttttcttttttcctttttcctttttcctcctttttgGATATAATGTgaattcttttcatttattttttttcaatttttccaactataaaaattgtacaaATAGGAGAATGCTATTTATAACATCtgtgtaatattttttatttttaaaaacaatttaacatgtaaaaaaagaaaaaaatattgcattCAAATATTAAGGAACTTTATAATTTGTGGAAAATTCTAcaacaataaataaagaaaaaattttagtaaaattattcactttataacaatttaatacttcacacaaaaaaaaaaaaaaaattgtatacacatattaaTGTGCACGTAAATACGcgtttatatgtacatttttgtttacgtacacaaatacatatacatatatatatgtgtatatatatataaatgtaaacacAATTAGAGCATATAAAAACGGAGCATGTATATGTTTCGTATaaagatataatttttattcgaatggatttgttcttttttcgtaccttttattatgtttccgtttttattatattgtgtGTTTCTCTAAATTGCACTTTGCACTTGCCAACAGAAGTTTCATTAGCAGTAACATCGTAAGATAGCCATGCTTCTTTCCTTTctctctttcttttttttttttttaacagatTAATTGTAGTAAGaatagaattatttatttttttcatcttcgcatataatggaaaaaataaaataaaacaacgTATATTTCTTATGAAAACGTTCATACTTAGCACGTCTATCAGTTTTTCTATTTCCATTTgaatttctattttttttttttttttttttttttttaatttccagtctttattattaatattacaacCTATGTTGGATATAAAATGTCATcgttttcttctttttttttaattttcttttagttgtaattttttgttttaaaggAAATTTTAAGGGGTAGCGCAAGTACTAGATGTATATGTACgagtgcatatatgtacgatATAGTATAAACATGTACATGCAGTTATGTacacaatataaatatgtgcatatatacatatatacgtatacttatatagatatatatacgtatgtatgtgtgtaaaTGTTCACATTACAAATATATCTGggtcttgttttttttggtGAAAGACGTACAAATGGTTTAAAAGTTAACATctgaaaaattgtaaaagtGAAAAGgtgaaaaattgtaaaagtGAAAGTGAAAAGgtgaaaaattgtaaaagtGAAAGTGAAAAGgtgaaaaattgtaaaagtGAAAGTGAAAAGGTGAAAAATTGTAAAGGtgaaaaagtgaaaaagaaaaatcaaGCTGACACTTTGCGAAAAATGTGAACTTTACAGAAACTCAATGAAAGAAAGATTGTTGCTTATATCagaagaaacaaaataatgtacagaatgatttattttttttttttttacaaacatTAAAGcaatagtaaaattaaaaaaatattttgaagacTTCTTTTTGATATGGagaaaagatatataaaaataacaataacaataataacaaaaaaaaaaaaaaaaagaaaaaagaaaaaaaaaaatatatcccAATAtgacaaataatataaagttcTATTATGATATGACGAATACGAAATGGTGGTACTTCGATGTTTTATCAGGAACATGGAAAGAGTACGTAGATAATGAAAACGAAAAGGAAGACAAGAATAAAAGCAGCAACGTGAGCAGCGGCATACGAAGCAACACATACAGCAACGCACGCAGCAACACATACAGCAACGCACGCAGCAACACATACAGAAACACATACAGAAACACATACAGAAACAAAAACAATAACagaattaatgaaaataatgaaaataataaaaataatgaaaataataaaaataatgaaaataataaaaataatgaaaataataaaaataatgaaaataataaaaataatgaaaataataaaaataatgaaaataatgaaaataatgaaaataatgaaaatttcgAAACGACAGATACACATATCACAAAGAATGGTGTAGAGGAATTCGCCGATTCAGTGCATGCTGAATATGAAAATGATGACACAAATGGAAACAAAAATGGAcagaaaaatgaagataaatGTGAAAAGGAGAATACTTACAAATATGATCGTTATGATGATGTAAACAATTGGAATAAgctaaataataatagcttacctcaaaaaataatgaacagtaataacaattacgcaaaaaaattaaaaaaattttcaactGCTTTTGATTATACAGTAAGTTCAACAAAGAAGAACTTAAGAGgagattttaaaaattctaatattaaaggtaataataacaagttatattattttagaaatgacataaaatattataaaaatcaaaataacaTACTAGCCGATGAAATGTCAAACAGTTTTTATGAACATAACGAGGAAGATCGGTTAGAAAATTATGACTTAGAAAATAGCTACTTAAATGATCATGGCTATTATGCCGATAAGGAAGGTGAAAGATGTGTGAGGGATGACGACTATGGTGCATATCAGGACCCTAACGATTATAAACATTacgatgataataatgatgcAAATGACTGCGAcgataataatttatattacaatgagtatagtaatttatattacgATGAGAACAATGGGGTGTATTACGACGAGAATGGCATATACTACGATGATAATGGTATGGTATATGATGATAACGGTATGGTATATGATGATAATGGTATGGTATATGATGATAACGGTATGGTATATGATGATAACGGTATGGTATATGATGATAACGGTATGGTATATGATGAAAAAGGTATGGTACACGATGAAAACACCAAGCATTACTATGAAAACAAGTTTGATGATATTTACAATAATGATGACACACAAGGTATAATGCAGTATGAcaagtataaaaattataccaatgattattactataattatGAGAAAACAGATGTAGTAGGGGAGGGCAAAAGAAGCATAAGAAGTAACAGAAGTGAAAGAAGTGAAAGAAGTGAAAGGAGCAAAAGAAGCGAAAGAAGCGAAAGAAGCGAAAGAAACGAAAGAAGCGAAAGAAGCGAAAGAAACGAAAGACGCGAAAGAAGCGAAAGAAGAGAAAGAAGCGAAAGAAGCGAAAGAAGCGAAAGAAGCGAAAGAAGCGAAAGGAGCAAAAGAAGCGAAAGGAGCAAAAGAAGCGAAAGAAATGATAGGGGTCAAAATTGTGGTAGTAAAAAAGCATATGTGAAGGATGACCCCCCGGGTAAGGAAGGTGCAACtgaggaagaagaaaaaatgatgGAACAgatggaaaaaaagaattcttTTAACTCAATTAGTTCATATTGTTCACAAGGTTCAAATAAGCtaagtgaaaaaattaatagctTGTTAAACCAGTCTACTAGCAGCATGTCATTTTCTAAAAAAGATAGTTCTACGTTGTTAGAAAATTTGTTAAGTCGTAGTTTCACAAGATCTGATCATATAAATTCAATTAACACAATAGAAAGAGGGAGCGATGATGGaaaggaagaaaataaagaaaataatgaaataatgaagaagaagacaaaagtaaattttgacgatatatatagaattgaatatacacataagaataatgaaaaagaagaaaaaggaaaatgcatagaagaaaataataacgAATCTGCAGAAAATGATAACGAAACGAATTACGTACCTTTTGTGAGAAGAGCCACAAGAACACTTACTTTTAAAGGCCAAGGTGGCTTAGCTGGATGCTTAAAAGTatttcaagaaaaaaaaaaagaattaatgtCTTCAACAACTAATGGTGTAAATGATATAGATATTAAAATTGCAAATCTTAAAAGAAGAGCAAGAGAATTAGCCAAAAgatataaatcaaaaaatacCGCAACTTTAGGAAATCATAAAAACGATCAAGTCAAATTAAAATTCGaagatattatttttcaagtgcaacaacaacaacaacaacaacaaaaaaaaaaaaaaaaagatttacaaaaaaaggaaaataatcaAAAGAAATAACTTATGTTGGAAAAGCGCCTTCCTTGTGCTACTATTAAATCTCCTTGCAAGATGCACACATGGCACACGCATCATCTTAAACACATTCATGGATTGCGCAGGTATTCTCATGTGATTATGTGCATTGTATGGAAAGACCAGCATATGCATACCTACATACAATTACTGTCAAGTAAGGAGAAGTACAgtgtttaatatattcccTCTACcttaataagaaataattgTTCGGAAGTGTAAAATCATTTTTGTCAGTTGTAACAGCGATAATATTTGTGCTGGCTTTTTCCGCTGTGCACTATATGAAAGCACAATACAAACATCGGTGTTTTTATGAAGAACACTCTTATTTGATCAacattttgttaaatttctctaaacatgtgcatatgtgtACGTGCATAAGTAtaagtgcatatatatatatgtatatacacatatacataaatgtgtGTACCACGTATGGTAAACATACCCCTTATGCTCCATAAATTCTTtgattttcattaaattcaagggagttaaaattttttcagttttatattcttaaaatatatttttgttaattttttattctgtaattatatataattagttAGTTCCGTTGCTATTAATAGATATacacttaatattttatcctTGCATAACcgaacataaatattttattattctttttcacGTTGGTAAAGTGAtcattctttttcttttttttttcttattcatAATTTGTCTTTAatcttcatttaaaaaaaaaaaaaaaatcgaatAAATGCGTTATTTGCttagttttaaaattaattagtattttatataattaatcaAACAGTGGAAATGTGGGTATTATTGTTAATGAACCACACAATTGGGGTTATGGACTTGCCATATTCAAGTTATTACAAGAAGCGTTggggaaaaaatatagtaaatatgtatatatatgcatatgtagtgtacgtatgtatacgtacgtacatgCATTTACACATTCGAACGAAATACTTCCAATTTTTCAGCTCAAAAAGATCCATATAAAGTTTATACTACTGAAATGCCAAAATTGTTACATAATAGAACAAATGATTGTCTCCTCTTCTTATGGTTGAGCAAAACAAAGAAATGTAAGCAGAATACTTTGAAAGATATAATATCCTTATAACtttcgtatatatgtatttatgatAAACCTAAGTAAAACTAGGAAGAAATAAAcaagcaaaaataattttcacaCAAGAACGACtacaatatacatatttgcatatatatattacgtaCATAGCATACGTACCGTAAAGTTggacataaataattttgttaattatacGACCTGTTATATTATGCTTATTTTGTCGAActgtatatgaaaaaaaaaaataataataaataacaattaCGAGaatctttatattatttcatttttattaatggtTACTGTATAccaaaggataaaaaaaaaaaaaaaaaaaatctacatcatatgtatatatttacatacatatatatatggtttaagtatatgtatatttatataatatttttgttgtcACTCTCTTTCAATACCAGCAAAAAAAcaaggaataataaaaaaataaaattatttttcattcttgTTAAACTTAagtctttttttgttttttttttttttccatttaaattaattgttCGCTAAATataaactaaaataaattattattcaatattgaagaaaatacaattattacaaataagaatatgtaaaaaaataatttttattacaataaaataattttgttaatttcaTATGATGCTTGGgatattgtatataaaataggtatatttacataataaaaataataatatacaattttcaaaaaaatttgattAAATCTTAAGGAAATCCTGTTTTACAAAAGAACAAGACTgttatcaaaataaaaatacataaaatgaaaaaaattttagtgaaatatgtaaaaaatattattatacatatgaaatattttatattatgtatatatttgtatttatttgtatatatttgtatatatttgtatatatttgtatatatttgtatttatttgtatttatttgtatttatttgtatatatttgtatatatttgtatatatttgtatatatttgtatttatttgtatttatttgtatttatttgtatttatttgtatttatttgtatttatttgctttttcatatatatatatatatatattatacatgtacatatatgtattttgtactttatattttatgttttgtatgtcgtattttttattgaacataaagtatattcttttttatactttttttctaattgcagtatcatatatttttttttttttggggtATAGAAGCATGTTgctttatacaaaaaaaaaaaaatattcttttttttctatattctatttttttaaaataatacaattttctctttttttattattattgtagtataataataattatataggaactttaatttattcatatatataattatatattatatagaataaataaatatatatacatattaacatgtaaaaatttgtatttttaatagaagaaatatccatatattttttttttttttctatatatgtaaataaattatacgtatttatatatatatatatatatatttattcatatactgtaatttaaaaattttaaaatggtCTTACATTTTAAATCATTCAAATAAACATACCTATTTTATAGaggctttttttttataacatatatgatattactatgtatataaatacgtatatatttatatatatacatatatgcataaaaataatatattagagaatatcataatattatataaacagatatataattataatatacttttatatgaaatatatttttttaacacgtaaacactttttttctttcgcTATGATccatattattcataatacTGATTGAATAAATGCATAAGTataaattgatatatatatatgtttatatgtgcttgtacatgtttataaatgcatatacatgtttataaATACGTATACATGTTTGTATGGGCGTGTACCAGTTTGTAAGagctcatatatatttttttatgtacatatacatgtttatgTATGCGTATATTGCTTTACAAATGcctacatacatatatatatatttatatatattataaatacaaaaaaatatatatctatgtgtataatgcatatatataaagaatatatatatgtatatataactatatatatatatatagttatttatatatagatgtaTAAACTCATATgcaaatgaataaattatatatgtattcatatatatataccccaTATTATAtgatgtataattttttttttttttttttaatttgaataAAATCCTCAAAAACTCATGTGTATTTTCCTTAtcccttttttataaaaattacatgattctttaaaatttttttttttaacataattcTATACAT is part of the Plasmodium malariae genome assembly, chromosome: 14 genome and encodes:
- the PmUG01_14043100 gene encoding conserved Plasmodium protein, unknown function; translation: MTNTKWWYFDVLSGTWKEYVDNENEKEDKNKSSNVSSGIRSNTYSNARSNTYSNARSNTYRNTYRNTYRNKNNNRINENNENNKNNENNKNNENNKNNENNKNNENNKNNENNKNNENNENNENNENFETTDTHITKNGVEEFADSVHAEYENDDTNGNKNGQKNEDKCEKENTYKYDRYDDVNNWNKLNNNSLPQKIMNSNNNYAKKLKKFSTAFDYTVSSTKKNLRGDFKNSNIKGNNNKLYYFRNDIKYYKNQNNILADEMSNSFYEHNEEDRLENYDLENSYLNDHGYYADKEGERCVRDDDYGAYQDPNDYKHYDDNNDANDCDDNNLYYNEYSNLYYDENNGVYYDENGIYYDDNGMVYDDNGMVYDDNGMVYDDNGMVYDDNGMVYDDNGMVYDEKGMVHDENTKHYYENKFDDIYNNDDTQGIMQYDKYKNYTNDYYYNYEKTDVVGEGKRSIRSNRSERSERSERSKRSERSERSERNERSERSERNERRERSERRERSERSERSERSERSERSKRSERSKRSERNDRGQNCGSKKAYVKDDPPGKEGATEEEEKMMEQMEKKNSFNSISSYCSQGSNKLSEKINSLLNQSTSSMSFSKKDSSTLLENLLSRSFTRSDHINSINTIERGSDDGKEENKENNEIMKKKTKVNFDDIYRIEYTHKNNEKEEKGKCIEENNNESAENDNETNYVPFVRRATRTLTFKGQGGLAGCLKVFQEKKKELMSSTTNGVNDIDIKIANLKRRARELAKRYKSKNTATLGNHKNDQVKLKFEDIIFQVQQQQQQQQKKKKKDLQKKENNQKK
- the PmUG01_14043000 gene encoding CS domain protein, putative, which translates into the protein MKSEKHENMLMAIAQDFTSIDDLIETFLSFLECKTDYFHLMMSEDDIQTLSKRYDGDILKNILSNNRRGFKAHNREQNLMKLFRKHQLNYIIKEQPYIIENEEIKNKYLPPCDELKKLNNFKILETKNTQKAEQEKRDSAPIPFNTVTSENHISTWNGGKTEKYFWNQTLNEINIEMPMYKEVKTSEINVEISNKNMKVCHLNELKLEGTFYEEVNKQECMWNIEDKKKIIFFLEKKRENWWPCVLKGDPEIDTTKIESKKNLTDFDEKTQGEIRKFLHKQKLKNEDIASSEELREEVLLKNVMDKKRYPFIN